From Candidatus Omnitrophota bacterium:
TCGAAACCCAAGGCAGTCCCTACAGTAAGTTCTTCATTTTTGTAGAGATCCAAGCCGATTCCCCGCCAGGGATTCAAGAAAAAGCGGTCCTTATACTTGAGATCGATGTAAGGTAGCGGCCAGCCTTCATAACTGTCGCTGCCCTCGTATTCAGGGCGAATTATTCCGCCCAAGCCCAGCGTGACCTTCCAGTTCGAATCCGGGGAGGTTTCGTAAGCAAGCGCCGGTGCGTTAGAAGCCAAAAAAAGTACAGTGATCAAGCAGAGTATCTTTTTCACAGTGGATGCCCTCCAAAGCAATAAAGGAGAATAGCAGATTTGTTTTCAGCCGTCTACTTTGTAAGTTAATTAGAATTAGGCGATTAGGTGCCGGCGCCCCCCTACCCAGGACATCTTAGGGCGGCCGCATTTCGACCAGCCTCTTTTAGATGCAATAGCCGAATCTCTGCCGTTTATTGTAGACTGACTCCTGTTGCTTGCGAGGGGCATCGAAACCAAGGAGCGTTCAATGTCTCGCTGTTCATCAAGAGTTATCCGGATCCAAACCGTGAGACCTTAGCTCAATCAATGGATGTGCCGTGAGTTACCGAGGATAGAGATGAAAATTGACGATATTTCAGTTCAAGTGGGCGAAAGTTCCGTGCCGCTGAGGTCTTTGGTGCGCCAATTGGTGAAAGAGTGTGCCGGAGAGATTCTGGATGAGCAGCGTGCATCCGAGATGATTGAAGGTCTCGGAAACAAATGGCAGGGCGGCACGTTAATACTTAAGCCTGAAAATGTTGAACAGCAAGCAAAAGAAGTGCCTATTGAAACCTTCTTTCACAAAATCGTGATGGTCCGGAACAATCTCCGGGTGCTTGAGCAAAAGATCAATTCGAATGACAAGCTTGCCGATGCTGAAAAGGTCGAGCTTCAGCAGTACATCACGCGCAGTTACGGTTCCTTGACCACGTTCAATGTGCTCTTCAAGAGCAAGGCGGATCACTTTAAGAGCTCCTAGGAAAGCGAGAAGGCGGGAGGATCCTGAGAAGGGCAAGATGGGCCCTCTTGACTCACTGGGTCTTCTCGTGTCGAATAGTAAATCGTTTGGTTCACAAACCGGAAACGAGGAGGTTTGATATGGCAGTACAGGCAGGGATCCCCATGGATATTGGGATTGAAGAAAAGGGCAGGCAGGAGATTGCCCAAGGTTTATCGCGTTTACTGGCAGACAGTTATACGCTTTACATCAAGACCCACAACTTCCACTGGAATGTGACGGGTCCGATGTTCCAGGCCTTGCATTCCATGTTTGAGGTTCAGTATACAGAGTTGGCCACCGCAGTCGATGAGATTGCCGAGCGCATTCGGGCCCTGGGTGTGATTGCGCCGGGCTCCTATGCGGAATTCTCCAAGCTTGCGAGCGTCAAAGAAAGTTCCGGTGATTTGAGTGCCGCGGAGATGCTGCGCTCTTTGGTGGAAAGTCAGGAAGCGGTGATCCGGACCGCTAGGTCTGTGTTCCCTGCGGCCGAAAAAGCGAATGATCAATCCACCGCAGATCTGCTGACACGGCGTTTGGAGATCCATGAAAAAACCGCATGGATGCTGCGGAGCATGTTGGAATAAAGCCGGCCAAGATCGGAAAGGGAATACCTTTCAGCAGCCCACCTCAGCCTGTAAACTGGGGTGGGTTTGCTTTGAAATAGGAGCGATAACCTGAAAATGAATCCGGAAATGCCGTCCACTTCCCCCAAAGACCTTCCCTTTGATATAGAGCAACTTCGGGCTCAGTCAGCGCAGCTTGTGTCATTTCTCAAAGATATTCTCCGGGAAAGCAGTTTTCCGCGGATTGCAAATGCGTTGCCGGACCTCTGTGGGGGAGTCGTACGTGAGGAGCCCGCATTGCGTCCGGTGACTCCGGCCGACTCCAAAGAGGAAGAAGCCGTCATTCAAGCGCACTCTATTTACTTCCATCTTTTGAGTATTGCGGAAGAGTTTGAGGCAGGCGCGCAACGGCGCATCAAAGAAAGAGAAGCCATTAGCGCTGTTCCGGGGGACGATCCCTCCAGGATCTGGACATTTCAGTCCGTAGTAAATGCCGCTGTGCGGCAAGGGGTGAAGGCAGAGCAGATCGAGGAGCTTTTGTCCGGCTTCGAAATTCAACCGGTGTTGACGGCGCATCCAACCGAAGCCAAACGGGTGACTATTCTGGAGGCTCATCGCTTTATTTATGATTCGATCTACGAATTAGCCTACCGGGAACTCCGGAGCTGGGAACGGGAAATCTTAGTCCAGCGCATCCGAGCCCAAATCGAAATTCTCTGGCAGACCGGCGATATCTATCTGGAGAAACCCCGGGTTGTCGATGAGATCGAGAACGGGCTTTTCTATTTCCGGGAAACACTTTATCCGGTAGTGCCGACAGTGCTTTCGCGTCTTTCCAAAGCCTTGCGCGGCGCTTTCCCCGGAGAGCGCTTTGGGGTGCCTTCAGTGCTGCAGTTTAGTAGTTGGCGCGGAGGGGACCGGGATGGGAATCCCTTTGTGACCGCGCAGGTGACCCGCCATGCCCTTATCCGGCATGCTGTGACAGTATTGG
This genomic window contains:
- a CDS encoding DNA starvation/stationary phase protection protein, coding for MAVQAGIPMDIGIEEKGRQEIAQGLSRLLADSYTLYIKTHNFHWNVTGPMFQALHSMFEVQYTELATAVDEIAERIRALGVIAPGSYAEFSKLASVKESSGDLSAAEMLRSLVESQEAVIRTARSVFPAAEKANDQSTADLLTRRLEIHEKTAWMLRSMLE